The proteins below come from a single Oscillospiraceae bacterium genomic window:
- a CDS encoding sortase gives MPKRYRKLRGETAYYPFAARTGLRARQRRHARALRTAGAAALILAAVLALRQGVFRGGQPDAPAPLPSAVPAVTAAPGAAHVSVQPLAATRDALAETQQADTQAHTTPESAAQPSATRTAEVLPRYRSLYEQNPDLIGWLRIDGTGIDLPVVQTPGDNEYYLRRGFDRFYAVGGTLFLDERCSVEPDAPTDNWLIYGHNMRDGSMFGQLVRYRDEAFCQAHPTFTFDTLYETATWQVAAVLDTALGADELPYYTFFDADNKLDWQRRVAAITEKSLYDTGVTPAYGTQLLTLSTCGDTRIGTDARFALLAVRVG, from the coding sequence GTGCCCAAACGCTACCGCAAGCTGCGCGGGGAAACCGCGTACTACCCCTTTGCCGCCCGCACCGGGCTGCGGGCGCGCCAGCGCCGCCATGCGCGGGCGCTGCGCACCGCCGGTGCCGCCGCGCTGATTCTGGCCGCCGTGCTGGCCCTGCGGCAGGGTGTTTTCCGCGGCGGCCAGCCTGATGCACCCGCCCCGCTGCCCAGCGCAGTCCCCGCCGTCACCGCTGCACCGGGGGCCGCCCATGTGAGCGTTCAGCCGCTGGCTGCCACGCGGGACGCATTGGCTGAGACCCAGCAGGCCGACACGCAGGCCCACACAACACCGGAAAGCGCCGCCCAGCCCTCTGCCACCCGCACGGCTGAGGTCCTGCCCCGCTACCGCAGCCTTTATGAGCAGAACCCCGACCTCATCGGCTGGCTGCGCATCGACGGCACCGGCATTGACCTGCCCGTGGTGCAGACCCCCGGCGACAACGAATACTACCTGCGGCGCGGCTTTGACCGCTTTTATGCCGTGGGCGGCACGCTGTTCCTCGATGAGCGCTGCTCGGTGGAGCCGGACGCGCCCACCGATAACTGGCTCATCTACGGCCACAATATGCGGGACGGGTCGATGTTCGGCCAGCTGGTGCGCTACCGGGACGAGGCCTTCTGCCAAGCCCACCCGACCTTTACCTTTGACACACTGTACGAGACCGCCACCTGGCAGGTCGCAGCTGTGCTGGACACCGCGCTGGGCGCAGACGAGCTGCCCTACTACACCTTTTTTGACGCCGACAATAAGCTGGACTGGCAGCGCCGTGTGGCCGCCATCACCGAAAAGTCGCTGTATGACACCGGCGTCACCCCGGCATACGGCACCCAGCTGCTGACGCTTTCGACCTGCGGGGACACCCGCATCGGCACCGATGCCCGCTTTGCCCTGCTGGCCGTCCGGGTAGGGTGA
- the rfbA gene encoding glucose-1-phosphate thymidylyltransferase RfbA, giving the protein MKGIILAGGAGTRLYPLTMVTSKQLLPVYDKPMIYYPLSTLMLAGIQDILIISTPTDTPRFEALLGDGSQYGLHLQYKVQPSPDGLAQAFILGEEFIGDDCCAMVLGDNIFYGAGFSKRLKAAAANAAAGRSTVFGYYVNDPERFGVVAFDKDGHATDIEEKPVNPKSNYAVTGLYFYNNEVVKMAKQVKPSARGELEITTLNQMYLEQGKLDVQLLGRGYAWLDTGTMDSLVEAATFVQTIEQRQGIKISAPEEIAYKYGWITKEKLLESAARYGKSPYGQHLKNVADDKLQY; this is encoded by the coding sequence ATGAAAGGTATTATCCTGGCCGGCGGCGCCGGCACCCGACTTTACCCGCTGACAATGGTCACATCCAAGCAGCTGCTGCCCGTCTATGACAAGCCGATGATCTACTATCCGCTGTCTACGCTGATGCTGGCGGGCATCCAGGACATTCTGATCATTTCCACCCCCACGGACACCCCGCGCTTTGAGGCGCTGCTGGGGGACGGCAGCCAGTACGGCCTGCACCTGCAGTACAAGGTCCAGCCCAGTCCGGACGGTCTGGCACAGGCCTTTATTCTGGGCGAGGAGTTCATCGGCGATGACTGCTGCGCGATGGTTCTGGGCGACAACATCTTCTACGGCGCCGGCTTCTCCAAGCGGCTGAAGGCCGCTGCTGCCAACGCCGCAGCAGGGCGCAGCACCGTTTTCGGCTACTATGTCAACGACCCCGAGCGCTTCGGCGTTGTGGCCTTTGACAAGGACGGCCACGCCACCGACATTGAGGAAAAGCCCGTCAACCCCAAGAGCAACTACGCTGTCACCGGCCTTTACTTCTATAATAACGAGGTCGTGAAGATGGCCAAGCAGGTCAAGCCCAGCGCTCGCGGTGAGCTGGAGATCACCACCCTGAACCAGATGTATCTGGAGCAGGGCAAGCTGGATGTCCAGCTGCTCGGCCGCGGCTATGCATGGCTTGACACCGGCACGATGGACTCCCTTGTGGAGGCTGCTACCTTTGTGCAGACCATCGAGCAGCGTCAGGGCATCAAGATCTCGGCCCCCGAGGAGATCGCCTACAAGTACGGCTGGATCACCAAGGAAAAGCTGCTTGAGAGCGCAGCCCGCTACGGCAAGAGCCCCTACGGTCAGCACCTGAAGAATGTCGCAGACGACAAGCTGCAGTATTGA